The Anas platyrhynchos isolate ZD024472 breed Pekin duck chromosome 3, IASCAAS_PekinDuck_T2T, whole genome shotgun sequence genome includes a window with the following:
- the LOC140002307 gene encoding ATPase family AAA domain-containing protein 2-like — MAPKKVVPASNRIEASPVQALSPIFKPLFKRSVANILQVVQKIFPQAQLVLKEDRQQDHLNPILQDGMFDSDDDASLVSGDEFKDGMPDGPEKKLLCFSRSAFCEPTSRRPRLLIVGKEGYGQVSYVAPAVLHALEKFPVHTLDLSVLLTNVAPPEEICGQVPDYATRIKEPMDLLTVLTQIDSHQYLTAGDYLKDIDLICNNALEYYPDQRSTDRHRAYVLQDTAYSMVRNEMDTEFGRLCEQIKESREKRGRTSPAWSPWDDSKSPQQNPATEDDKPEEESNENEEMTAAPVDASTPISNGASERKRRRNNCAHAAAKRSSQFDTENRVPTDDQNNSDGEEFVDKHVSDICQVKLNTEKESAKLCGYSTPRWGTITNGNPSLNDSWAFQAVTPEHSWEEDQQQISDENPVQVPTETDYIVIVDRYELKKLLCFVTKITKGFDI, encoded by the exons atggctccgaagaaggttgttccggcatcaaacaggatcgagGCTTCACCCGtacaagcactatcacccattttcaagccactttttaaaagatcagtagcgaatattttacaagttgtgcagaagatcttcccgcagGCACAGCTAGtgctaaaggaggaccgacagcaag accatttaaatcctattttacaagatggtatgttcgacagtgatgacgatgcatccttggtttccggagatgaattcaaagatggaatgcctgacggaccagagaaaaaactcctctgtttcagcag gagtgctttctgcgaaccaacatcacgccggccccgtctgctaatagtaggaaaagaagggtacggccaggtttcttacgtggcacctgcggtgttgcacgctttggagaagtttcccgttcacaccctggacctttctgttctgcttacaaacgttgcaccgccagaagaaatctgcggacag gtacctgactatgccacaaggattaaagagccgATGGATCTTTTAACAGTTCTGACTCAAATTGACTCGCACCAGTACCTCACTGCAGGagactatctgaaggacatcgatctaatctgtaacaatgccttagaGTACTACCCGGATCAAAGATCTacag atcgtcacagagcctatgttttgcaagacactgcatattcaatggtgaggaacgaaatggatacagagtttggacgactttgtgaacaaattaaagaatctcgtgagaaaagag GTCGCACCTCTCCAGCGTGGTCTCCATGGGACGactccaagtcaccacagcagaaccctgctactgaagacgacaaaccagaggaagagagtaatgaaaatgaggagatgacagcggcacctgtagatgccagtacacccatttctaatg gtgcgtcagaaagaaagcgcagaaggaacaactgtgcgcatgctgcagcaaagaggagttctcaattcgatacagagaacagagtaccaacagatgaccaaaacaATAGTGATGGagaagagtttgtggacaaacatgtttctgacataTGTCAAGTtaaacttaacactgaaaaggaaagtgctaagctttgtggatattcaacaccaagatggggaactatAACTAATGGAAATCCAAGTTTaaatg attcctgggcatttcaagcaGTGACTCCTGAAcattcttgggaagaagaccagcaacagataagtgatgagaacCCTGTACAAGTTCCTACagagacagactacatagttatcgtggatcgctatgagctcaaa aaactgttatgctttgtcactaagataacgaagggatttgacatttaa